Proteins encoded in a region of the Prochlorothrix hollandica PCC 9006 = CALU 1027 genome:
- a CDS encoding HAD-IA family hydrolase: MLLVDIDGTLTTTASGANFGQNPHDYRAIPEAAIALRQVKVAEPERFVVGITNQGGVGAGHKSFNDCVIEQRWKLRLFPELELILFCPDYGGKECWIVRRSLEPFPLHGHKSGLPWVGSFRKPEPGMLRLALDMRTDITEECLMVGDRPEDAEAARNAGVAFLSAEDWWKGGSHGHHKAA; the protein is encoded by the coding sequence ATGCTTTTAGTTGATATTGACGGAACGTTAACCACCACAGCATCGGGAGCGAATTTTGGGCAGAACCCCCATGACTACAGGGCGATCCCAGAGGCCGCGATCGCATTGAGACAGGTGAAGGTCGCTGAACCCGAACGATTTGTTGTGGGCATCACAAACCAGGGGGGAGTGGGAGCGGGCCACAAAAGTTTCAACGACTGTGTGATCGAACAGCGATGGAAGCTCAGGCTGTTTCCAGAGTTGGAGTTGATCTTGTTTTGCCCGGACTACGGGGGGAAAGAGTGCTGGATTGTGCGCCGATCGCTCGAACCCTTTCCCCTCCACGGCCATAAATCGGGGTTGCCCTGGGTTGGCAGCTTTCGGAAACCAGAGCCGGGAATGTTGCGCCTAGCGCTGGATATGCGAACCGACATCACTGAAGAATGCTTGATGGTGGGCGATCGCCCAGAGGACGCGGAAGCAGCCCGCAATGCAGGGGTGGCTTTTCTATCGGCAGAAGATTGGTGGAAGGGGGGGAGCCATGGTCACCACAAAGCAGCGTAA
- a CDS encoding Rpn family recombination-promoting nuclease/putative transposase, whose amino-acid sequence MRFLDPKTDFAFKKIFGSAESKPILIEFLNALVYDSQPIVQDLEILDPYQAPQLQGVKDTFLDVKAQLADGTMVLIEMQVLNPLDFNKRVLYNVAKAYSLQLQRGQGYSRLRPVIGLTITDFVLFPERDRFLSHYQLLDREDGLPYGDDIELVFVELPKFAKSLGDLETLTDLWTFFLQQAGDLEDIPSPLDSSPNLDHAFHIAETVNLSMEEFDLLEKQAFRVEDGRNVVRRALLEGRQQGREEGREEGREEGREEGREEGREVGRTEGEQQRSRDIARSLRGLLPVAVIAERTGLTLAEVETLAAADAAAGT is encoded by the coding sequence ATGCGCTTTCTTGACCCTAAAACTGACTTTGCCTTCAAAAAAATCTTTGGTTCAGCGGAAAGCAAGCCTATTCTGATTGAGTTCCTCAATGCTTTGGTTTATGACAGCCAACCGATCGTCCAAGACTTAGAAATTCTCGACCCCTACCAAGCCCCCCAGCTTCAAGGCGTAAAAGACACCTTTCTAGACGTGAAAGCCCAGCTAGCGGACGGGACAATGGTGTTGATTGAAATGCAGGTGTTGAACCCCCTAGATTTTAATAAACGGGTGTTGTACAACGTAGCCAAAGCCTACTCCCTGCAACTGCAACGGGGCCAGGGCTACAGTCGCCTGCGTCCAGTCATTGGTCTGACCATTACGGACTTTGTGCTGTTTCCCGAACGCGATCGCTTTCTCTCCCATTATCAGTTGCTCGATCGGGAAGACGGCCTACCCTATGGCGATGACATAGAACTAGTCTTTGTGGAATTACCCAAATTTGCCAAGTCCCTAGGCGATCTGGAGACCCTCACAGATCTCTGGACATTTTTTCTCCAGCAAGCCGGTGACCTAGAGGACATTCCATCCCCTCTGGACTCCAGTCCCAACCTGGATCATGCGTTTCACATTGCCGAGACCGTCAACTTGAGCATGGAGGAATTTGACCTGCTGGAGAAGCAAGCCTTCCGGGTGGAAGACGGTCGCAATGTGGTGCGGCGGGCGCTCCTGGAAGGGCGACAGCAGGGGCGGGAAGAAGGCCGCGAAGAAGGCCGCGAAGAAGGCCGCGAAGAAGGCCGCGAAGAAGGCCGCGAAGTAGGGCGCACGGAGGGAGAGCAGCAGCGGAGTCGAGACATTGCCCGATCGCTGCGGGGATTGTTACCGGTGGCGGTGATTGCAGAGCGGACGGGGCTAACCCTGGCGGAGGTGGAAACGCTAGCGGCGGCAGATGCAGCAGCGGGCACCTGA
- a CDS encoding EVE domain-containing protein codes for MFWLFQGNPKYYKVTEAIRDFEQVPWTVTRYAKEMQLGEGVLVWQSGAKAGIYAIAAIVGLPELIPNPPDIGYWIDQRSWVQKPCSRIRFNQKLLDRPLLRSELQQDPVLKDLMVIRQPNSTNFKVTAEQWQRVFELRG; via the coding sequence ATGTTCTGGCTGTTTCAAGGCAATCCCAAGTATTACAAAGTGACAGAAGCCATCCGAGACTTTGAACAGGTGCCCTGGACGGTAACCCGCTATGCCAAGGAGATGCAGCTAGGCGAAGGGGTCTTGGTTTGGCAATCTGGAGCCAAAGCTGGGATCTATGCCATTGCTGCGATCGTTGGCTTGCCAGAACTGATTCCCAACCCACCTGATATCGGCTATTGGATCGATCAGAGAAGCTGGGTGCAGAAGCCTTGCTCCCGCATCCGGTTTAACCAAAAGCTGCTCGATCGCCCGCTCCTGAGAAGTGAATTGCAGCAAGATCCGGTTTTGAAAGATTTGATGGTGATTCGCCAGCCAAATTCGACGAATTTCAAGGTGACGGCGGAGCAATGGCAACGAGTATTTGAGTTAAGGGGATAG
- a CDS encoding metal-dependent hydrolase — protein MFAATHAFLSMAAAAGVMGISDPVSLGIAAIASQLPDVDTTTSLSGRVLWPISNWIEQRYPHRSATHSFVATGAIAIAALPLGYWGQWHWWGCAVIGYFVGWLADSYTRAGVEAFWPDDARLVIPGNPRARLRSGSKAEYWILAMATIATIGLVNLNSSGGISEIVGRGLVLQTSTAAEMLNKYGGSQVVWVEVKGSHQLSGQPIGERLEVLEAMGSNVLAMDSEGKIYQVGQGAGVQIYAQRVKSTLGEPLTTQYETQAPREVGADEWIRSLPKTGYISGRLAIDDVEEVLIAKDPEQYPRVEISGTDVVLTWATRTQVWEALRDFWILEGDVIIRERIRGSA, from the coding sequence ATGTTTGCAGCAACTCACGCATTTCTATCAATGGCGGCAGCAGCGGGAGTGATGGGGATATCTGATCCGGTTTCTCTGGGGATAGCGGCGATCGCGTCCCAGTTACCGGACGTAGACACCACCACCAGCCTTTCTGGTAGAGTCCTTTGGCCGATCTCGAATTGGATCGAGCAGCGTTACCCCCACAGGTCCGCCACTCATAGTTTTGTGGCGACTGGAGCAATAGCGATCGCGGCCCTACCCCTGGGATATTGGGGCCAGTGGCATTGGTGGGGCTGTGCCGTGATTGGCTACTTTGTGGGATGGCTGGCAGACAGTTACACCAGAGCAGGTGTCGAAGCATTTTGGCCGGACGATGCCAGATTGGTTATTCCGGGCAATCCACGGGCACGACTGCGATCGGGGAGTAAGGCGGAATATTGGATCTTAGCCATGGCCACGATCGCCACTATTGGCCTAGTAAACCTAAACAGTTCCGGGGGAATATCTGAGATCGTCGGTCGAGGGCTAGTGCTGCAAACCTCAACAGCGGCGGAGATGCTGAACAAATACGGTGGAAGCCAGGTGGTTTGGGTTGAGGTGAAAGGCTCCCACCAACTCAGCGGCCAGCCCATAGGGGAGCGGCTAGAGGTGCTGGAAGCCATGGGCAGCAATGTCTTAGCCATGGACAGCGAAGGGAAGATCTACCAGGTTGGCCAGGGCGCGGGAGTGCAGATCTACGCCCAGCGGGTTAAATCCACATTGGGGGAACCACTAACGACCCAATACGAAACCCAGGCACCCAGGGAAGTTGGGGCCGATGAATGGATCCGATCGCTACCCAAGACCGGGTATATTTCCGGGAGGTTGGCGATCGATGATGTGGAGGAAGTATTGATCGCCAAGGATCCGGAGCAATATCCCAGGGTGGAAATATCGGGAACTGATGTGGTGCTGACATGGGCCACCAGAACGCAAGTGTGGGAGGCGCTAAGGGATTTTTGGATATTAGAGGGCGACGTAATTATCCGGGAACGGATCAGGGGGTCCGCATGA
- a CDS encoding DNA/RNA non-specific endonuclease, with protein MAKFVNETIATLSAVGGFALWAWTVWSTPQGITSQGGTDQGGTIQAIAGIESLACPQHLPQGEPIKEGSSGSLVVRDIYCLSNNPETKFADWVAYRLNAAIVGQGAEVEQDRVWKADPELPPGETLEPEDYTGAYGALKVDRGHLAPLASFRGANWEQVNYLSNIIPQDSSLNRGAWLEVERLERSLAAKGNVWVIVGTAYEKEMGTLPKADEQHRIPSAVWKVITAQDREIQAWLFDQGQDYDGAGGGVISLERLEERSGWDFPQNGYR; from the coding sequence ATGGCAAAATTCGTCAACGAAACGATCGCCACCCTATCCGCCGTCGGGGGGTTTGCATTGTGGGCTTGGACCGTGTGGAGTACACCCCAGGGGATCACCAGTCAGGGTGGAACTGATCAGGGTGGAACGATTCAGGCGATCGCGGGAATTGAATCCCTAGCCTGTCCCCAACATCTACCCCAGGGGGAACCCATCAAGGAGGGTAGCAGCGGGAGTCTGGTAGTGCGAGACATTTACTGCCTCTCGAATAATCCAGAAACTAAGTTTGCGGACTGGGTTGCCTATCGCCTGAACGCCGCGATCGTGGGGCAGGGGGCGGAAGTAGAGCAGGATCGGGTCTGGAAGGCGGATCCCGAATTGCCACCGGGGGAAACCCTGGAGCCGGAAGATTACACCGGAGCCTATGGAGCCTTGAAGGTCGATCGCGGGCACTTGGCACCGTTAGCCAGCTTCAGGGGGGCCAACTGGGAACAGGTCAATTATCTCAGCAACATCATTCCCCAGGATTCCAGCTTGAACCGGGGAGCATGGTTGGAGGTGGAGCGGCTGGAGCGATCGCTAGCTGCAAAGGGAAATGTTTGGGTGATTGTGGGCACGGCCTACGAGAAGGAAATGGGCACCTTGCCCAAGGCCGATGAACAACACCGGATCCCCTCAGCGGTCTGGAAGGTCATCACAGCCCAGGACAGAGAGATCCAGGCTTGGTTGTTTGACCAGGGCCAAGACTATGACGGGGCAGGGGGGGGAGTGATTTCCCTGGAGAGGCTGGAAGAGCGATCGGGCTGGGATTTTCCCCAGAATGGCTATCGGTGA
- a CDS encoding Rpn family recombination-promoting nuclease/putative transposase yields the protein MRFLDPKTDFAFKKIFGSAESKPILIEFLNALVYDSQPIVQDLEILDPYQAPQLQGVKDTFLDVKAQLADGTMVLIEMQVLNPLDFNKRVLYNVAKAYSLQLQRGQGYSRLRPVIGLTITDFVLFPERDRFLSHYQLLDREDGLPYGDDIELVFVELPKFAKSLGDLETLTDLWTFFLQQAGDLEDIPSPLDSSPNLDHAFHIAETVNLSMEEFDLLEKQAFRVEDGRNVVRRALLEGRQQGREEGREEGREEGREVGRTEGEQQRSRDIARSLRGLLPVAVIAEKTGLTVTEVEALAAADAAAET from the coding sequence ATGCGCTTTCTTGACCCTAAAACTGACTTTGCCTTCAAAAAAATCTTTGGTTCAGCGGAAAGTAAGCCCATTCTGATTGAGTTTCTTAATGCCTTGGTTTATGACAGCCAACCGATCGTCCAAGACTTAGAAATTCTCGACCCCTACCAAGCCCCCCAGCTTCAAGGCGTAAAAGACACCTTTCTAGACGTGAAAGCCCAGCTAGCGGACGGGACAATGGTGTTGATTGAAATGCAGGTGTTGAACCCCCTAGATTTTAATAAACGGGTGTTGTACAACGTAGCCAAAGCCTACTCCCTGCAACTGCAACGGGGTCAGGGCTACAGTCGCCTACGTCCAGTTATTGGCCTGACCATTACGGACTTTGTGCTGTTTCCCGAACGCGATCGCTTTCTCTCCCATTATCAGTTGCTCGATCGAGAAGATGGCCTACCCTATGGCGATGACATAGAACTCGTTTTTGTGGAATTACCCAAGTTTGCCAAGTCCTTAGGCGATCTGGAGACCCTAACGGATCTCTGGACATTCTTTCTCCAGCAAGCCGGTGATCTAGAGGACATTCCATCCCCTCTGGACTCCAGTCCCAACCTGGATCATGCGTTTCACATTGCCGAGACCGTCAACTTGAGCATGGAGGAATTTGACCTGCTGGAGAAGCAAGCCTTCCGGGTGGAAGACGGTCGCAATGTGGTGCGGCGGGCGCTCCTGGAAGGGCGACAGCAGGGGCGGGAGGAAGGCCGCGAAGAAGGCCGCGAAGAAGGCCGCGAAGTAGGGCGCACGGAGGGAGAGCAGCAGCGGAGTCGAGACATTGCTCGATCGCTGCGGGGATTGTTACCGGTGGCGGTGATCGCGGAGAAGACGGGGTTGACGGTGACGGAGGTGGAGGCGCTGGCGGCGGCAGATGCAGCAGCGGAAACCTGA
- a CDS encoding tetratricopeptide repeat protein: MFPLQPLSLRTFLRTCLGASLGVVGCALALAPVAAQPQPFPITIERSSDTGSLLDQLQPVRNNGTASPQRDQGDQLVRLGDQHYRQGAYAKAIATWRQALALYQDIGDDEGIGVTLDLIGLTYGDRGDYPEAEQALRQRLSIARLRKDFQGQLYALNNLGTMLIQGGRGANLDAAEVAFDEARTIAEDIGDLEGQGLSLSNLGLVAQGRGEYAKAVKRYEEALLFRQRGDNPAGELNTLNNLGHAYWSLQDYDEAIGAYGAALNLAETLEKPYAQLRAMDGLITAHGTVGRVDRAMDLMTERLTVAQDLGDIYQQFLAVKGFYTFYRSQGELRTARSFLERTIGLAQVLEDTQVETLLLDELLQLNLTLAADR, encoded by the coding sequence ATGTTCCCCCTTCAGCCTCTGTCCTTGCGTACTTTTTTGCGGACTTGCCTCGGCGCTAGTCTGGGGGTGGTGGGGTGTGCCCTCGCCCTGGCTCCCGTAGCGGCCCAACCCCAGCCCTTTCCCATCACCATCGAGCGCAGCAGTGACACCGGTTCCCTCCTGGATCAGCTGCAACCGGTGCGCAACAATGGCACCGCCAGCCCCCAGCGGGACCAAGGGGACCAACTGGTGCGCCTGGGGGATCAGCATTATCGCCAGGGGGCTTATGCCAAGGCGATCGCCACCTGGCGGCAAGCCCTCGCCCTGTACCAAGACATCGGCGACGATGAGGGCATCGGGGTCACCCTGGACTTAATTGGGCTGACCTACGGCGATCGCGGGGACTATCCGGAAGCAGAACAAGCCCTGCGACAACGGCTCTCCATCGCCCGCTTGCGCAAAGACTTTCAGGGGCAACTTTATGCGTTGAATAACTTGGGGACTATGTTGATTCAGGGGGGCCGAGGGGCCAACTTGGATGCGGCAGAAGTTGCCTTTGACGAAGCCCGCACCATTGCCGAGGACATTGGGGATCTGGAAGGCCAGGGGCTGTCCCTCAGTAATTTGGGCTTGGTGGCGCAGGGCCGGGGGGAGTATGCCAAGGCGGTGAAACGCTATGAAGAGGCGCTGCTGTTTCGGCAACGGGGCGATAATCCTGCTGGGGAACTGAATACCCTCAATAATTTGGGCCATGCCTACTGGTCGCTGCAAGACTATGATGAGGCGATCGGTGCCTATGGAGCGGCCCTCAATCTGGCGGAAACCCTGGAGAAACCCTATGCCCAGTTGCGGGCCATGGATGGTCTGATTACGGCCCATGGGACGGTGGGTCGGGTTGATCGGGCCATGGATCTGATGACGGAGCGCCTGACGGTGGCCCAGGATTTGGGGGATATCTACCAACAGTTTTTGGCGGTGAAGGGGTTTTATACCTTTTACCGCTCCCAGGGGGAGTTGCGGACGGCCCGCAGTTTTCTGGAGCGCACCATTGGTTTGGCCCAGGTGCTGGAGGATACCCAAGTGGAAACCCTGCTCTTGGATGAGTTGTTGCAGTTAAATTTGACCTTGGCCGCCGATCGCTAG
- a CDS encoding Rpn family recombination-promoting nuclease/putative transposase, which yields MRFLDPKTDFAFKKIFGSAESKPILIEFLNALVYDSQPIVQDLEILDPYQAPQLQGVKDTFLDVKAQLADGTMVLIEMQVLNPLDFNKRVLYNVAKAYSLQLQRGQGYSRLRPVIGLTITDFVLFPERDRFLSHYQLLDREDGLPYGDDIELVFVELPKFAKSLGDLETLTDLWTFFLQQAGDLEDIPSPLDSSPNLDHAFHIAETVNLSIEEFDLLEKQAFRVEDGRNVVRRALLEGRQQGREEGRTEGEQQRSRDIARSLRGLLPVAVIAEKTGLTVAEVEALAAADAAAET from the coding sequence ATGCGCTTTCTTGACCCTAAAACTGACTTTGCCTTCAAAAAAATCTTTGGTTCAGCGGAAAGTAAGCCCATTCTGATTGAGTTTCTTAATGCCTTGGTTTATGACAGCCAACCGATCGTCCAAGACCTAGAGATTCTCGACCCCTACCAAGCGCCCCAACTCCAGGGTGTGAAAGACACCTTTCTAGACGTGAAAGCCCAGCTAGCGGACGGAACCATGGTGTTGATCGAAATGCAGGTATTAAACCCCCTGGACTTTAACAAGCGCGTCCTCTACAACGTGGCCAAAGCCTACTCCCTGCAACTGCAACGGGGCCAGGGCTACAGTCGCCTGCGTCCGGTCATTGGCCTGACCATTACGGACTTTGTGCTGTTTCCAGAACGCGATCGCTTTCTCTCCCATTATCAACTCCTCGATCGGGAAGACGGCCTACCCTACGGTGATGACATAGAACTAGTCTTTGTGGAATTACCCAAATTTGCCAAGTCCCTAGGCGATCTGGAGACCCTCACAGATCTCTGGACATTTTTTCTCCAGCAAGCCGGTGATCTAGAGGACATTCCATCCCCTCTGGACTCCAGTCCCAACCTGGATCATGCGTTTCACATTGCCGAGACCGTCAACTTGAGCATAGAGGAATTTGACCTGCTGGAGAAGCAAGCCTTCCGGGTGGAAGACGGTCGCAATGTGGTGCGGCGGGCGCTCCTGGAAGGGCGACAGCAGGGGCGGGAAGAAGGGCGCACGGAGGGAGAGCAGCAGCGGAGTCGAGACATTGCTCGATCGCTGCGGGGATTGTTACCGGTGGCGGTGATCGCGGAGAAGACGGGGTTGACGGTGGCGGAGGTGGAGGCGCTGGCGGCGGCAGATGCAGCAGCGGAAACCTGA
- a CDS encoding HlyD family secretion protein, with the protein MKRIGQITIGELLVTVLTLGIVGGWSIAIWANWEVLAIAQADTTDLVSDPPDDLPPAEPNDDRPKILKFDLTLSEPADLKVAKGDLVEAGQALSDRTRQRELLLRQKGAITLSIKQIKAREILDPIAPLPVNPIAELQPANYEEEERAIATAARLVDLQERKVDAIGLLVGESVPPVVMQHEQVVLEDLRHAADEKRAALSKAQSDRQAEEYRYSVEVARRQEEANQARLSYRFQLQASEQQRRDRDFQLAQLEEKLRGVEGELATLSTVIAPYDGVVRRIKWLGQKDNELNVEVTIGTSDSGSDLFSGDDDRPSGDGPE; encoded by the coding sequence ATGAAGCGGATCGGGCAGATCACGATCGGGGAGTTGCTGGTAACCGTCCTCACCCTGGGAATAGTGGGGGGATGGAGCATAGCGATTTGGGCTAATTGGGAAGTGTTAGCGATCGCCCAAGCTGACACCACAGACCTGGTAAGCGACCCCCCAGACGACCTGCCACCGGCAGAACCCAACGACGACAGGCCCAAGATCCTGAAATTCGATTTGACTCTGAGCGAACCAGCAGATCTAAAAGTAGCCAAGGGCGATTTGGTGGAGGCGGGACAGGCTCTCAGCGATCGCACCCGCCAGCGGGAATTGTTACTGCGACAAAAGGGGGCCATTACCCTATCCATTAAGCAGATTAAGGCGCGGGAGATTTTGGATCCGATCGCACCATTGCCGGTGAATCCGATCGCAGAGCTACAGCCAGCCAACTATGAAGAGGAAGAGCGGGCCATTGCTACGGCGGCCAGACTAGTTGATCTCCAGGAACGGAAGGTAGACGCGATCGGGTTACTGGTGGGGGAATCAGTTCCCCCGGTGGTGATGCAGCATGAGCAGGTGGTGTTGGAGGACTTACGCCACGCCGCCGACGAAAAGCGGGCAGCACTCAGTAAAGCCCAAAGCGATCGACAGGCTGAAGAATACCGCTACAGCGTGGAAGTAGCGCGACGGCAGGAGGAAGCTAACCAGGCCAGACTGAGCTATAGGTTCCAGCTACAGGCCAGTGAACAGCAACGCCGCGATCGGGATTTTCAGTTGGCCCAGCTAGAAGAGAAGTTGCGGGGGGTGGAGGGGGAGCTAGCCACGTTATCAACTGTAATTGCCCCCTATGATGGCGTGGTCCGCAGAATTAAATGGTTGGGGCAGAAAGATAATGAACTTAACGTTGAGGTCACGATCGGAACTAGCGACAGCGGCTCTGATCTGTTTAGTGGTGACGACGATCGCCCCAGTGGCGACGGCCCAGAGTAA
- a CDS encoding O-antigen ligase family protein — MKIGKFTPGLLMGLAALEVLAVWPWGQNVGEMLVLPRLAVLAAIALVQTVAVWTRSPRIDPEWWKTLGLWSAFLLWMTCSTAVSPVPGMSVWGAGGYGAGLLWWNVAAWVLLTGDGLNQDEKRAMVRGIVWGCAIASVAALWNIAPFPADPGGLPNGLFAHRGQAGYVSGLGAIVALEMGADYWLALAIGTMGAAMTQTRIVVMGLGLALWCQWRRNPWAAGILLTAAGLAAYWSAGRSIGSSQWIKNFTSDRIWLWGEALKAIQQRPVTGWGFDGLAHWFLEQGDPIYNTRAGNWFLDAAIAGGWPGMVFHGAALWWSIRKLPLGILAYHLFFMMFWHESAQYSGIIIILATAQDGFIAHRCDRGGQGTNDTGTAGVVQVCDRISL, encoded by the coding sequence ATGAAGATCGGCAAATTCACCCCAGGGCTGCTAATGGGCCTAGCGGCGCTGGAGGTGCTAGCGGTGTGGCCATGGGGCCAGAATGTCGGGGAAATGCTGGTATTGCCCCGGCTGGCGGTGTTGGCAGCGATCGCCCTGGTCCAGACTGTTGCAGTGTGGACGCGATCGCCAAGAATAGATCCCGAATGGTGGAAGACCTTGGGGCTGTGGAGCGCCTTCCTGCTGTGGATGACGTGCAGCACTGCGGTTTCGCCCGTTCCCGGAATGAGTGTCTGGGGAGCGGGCGGCTATGGCGCGGGACTGCTGTGGTGGAATGTAGCGGCCTGGGTATTGCTCACCGGGGACGGCCTGAACCAGGACGAGAAACGGGCGATGGTGCGGGGGATTGTCTGGGGATGTGCGATCGCGTCGGTTGCAGCACTCTGGAACATTGCACCCTTCCCGGCAGACCCAGGGGGACTGCCTAACGGACTATTCGCTCACCGGGGACAGGCTGGATATGTCTCAGGGTTGGGGGCGATCGTGGCCCTGGAGATGGGGGCGGATTATTGGTTGGCCTTGGCGATCGGAACGATGGGGGCTGCAATGACCCAGACCAGAATCGTGGTGATGGGGCTGGGGTTAGCCCTGTGGTGCCAATGGCGGAGGAATCCATGGGCAGCGGGGATTCTATTGACGGCGGCAGGGCTGGCAGCTTATTGGAGTGCAGGGCGGAGCATTGGATCAAGTCAGTGGATCAAGAACTTCACCAGCGATCGGATCTGGCTGTGGGGGGAAGCCCTGAAAGCTATCCAGCAGAGACCAGTTACCGGTTGGGGCTTTGACGGCCTAGCTCATTGGTTCCTGGAGCAGGGGGATCCGATCTACAACACCAGGGCGGGCAATTGGTTCCTAGATGCAGCGATCGCCGGAGGATGGCCCGGTATGGTATTCCATGGCGCGGCCCTATGGTGGAGTATTCGGAAGCTACCGCTAGGGATACTGGCTTATCATTTGTTTTTTATGATGTTTTGGCATGAAAGCGCCCAATATTCTGGAATTATTATCATCCTGGCTACGGCCCAAGACGGGTTTATTGCTCATCGATGCGATCGAGGAGGACAGGGCACCAACGACACTGGAACTGCTGGAGTGGTTCAGGTATGTGATCGGATATCACTATGA
- a CDS encoding sigma-70 family RNA polymerase sigma factor — MNIPRFPEAHHPLVQGLAQRSDQDLLTLFQRHPEQGRYFAALFCRYTPVVYTLVRHSVPSPVQADYLFALTWRHLYYELGGVDLRCADPATTPKATLQGWLIQVTAQCINQAKLPPVESIAYNLDTAPPVLWCYVNQALDRIDPLGRLILIMAQTFRWSETRISAYLRAEGEKLAPAEVRQQLHQAHSDLLGEMPQDICAIYSAVLHPAAAPEETVAPELYGPVHDSPLTYAVAGSLAGLAV, encoded by the coding sequence GTGAATATTCCCCGCTTTCCTGAAGCGCATCACCCCCTGGTGCAAGGGTTGGCCCAACGCAGCGACCAGGATTTACTGACCCTGTTCCAACGCCACCCGGAACAGGGGCGATACTTTGCGGCCCTCTTCTGTCGCTATACCCCCGTGGTCTATACCCTGGTGCGCCATTCCGTGCCCTCCCCCGTCCAGGCCGACTATCTTTTTGCCCTCACCTGGCGACACCTCTACTATGAACTGGGGGGGGTAGACCTGCGCTGCGCTGACCCCGCCACAACCCCCAAGGCCACCCTCCAGGGCTGGCTGATCCAAGTTACGGCCCAGTGTATCAACCAGGCCAAGTTACCCCCGGTGGAGTCGATCGCCTACAACCTAGACACTGCGCCCCCGGTGTTGTGGTGCTATGTCAACCAAGCCCTCGATCGAATCGATCCCCTGGGCCGTTTAATCCTGATCATGGCTCAAACCTTCCGCTGGAGCGAAACCCGGATCTCGGCTTACCTGCGGGCGGAAGGGGAAAAGTTGGCCCCGGCGGAGGTGCGACAGCAGTTACACCAGGCCCACAGTGACTTGCTGGGGGAAATGCCCCAGGATATTTGCGCCATCTATAGCGCTGTTCTCCATCCTGCTGCTGCCCCAGAGGAAACTGTTGCTCCTGAACTCTATGGCCCGGTTCATGACTCCCCCCTGACCTATGCTGTGGCTGGCTCCTTGGCGGGTCTAGCGGTTTAA
- a CDS encoding ATP-binding protein, translating to MLALHQEQIDQAIAALLEGESILLLGEPGSGKSTVARSVQFAMEEQGYTVANSTYLGASKALLIEIAEALGIPLEQETESGKTRQLSADDLRREIGYELKRDKVLLICDDAERWPQSARYWLEACWKDKALLMMIADRPQASGIFVKIPRISLDRVSPDQARSVMAEEASTLGVSLKVKDLAALQERVGGNPALARRVVREYALGMGEDQAGTDHYRYVDGTPFLVAALGTVAIVRFVGLGLGDRSLYILGGVAMTLMYVLRTLLGAINKKSTRLGRQ from the coding sequence ATGCTGGCATTGCATCAGGAGCAAATCGATCAGGCGATCGCGGCCCTACTAGAAGGGGAATCGATCCTGCTACTCGGGGAGCCGGGTAGTGGGAAGTCCACTGTTGCGCGATCGGTGCAGTTTGCCATGGAAGAGCAGGGTTACACGGTGGCCAACTCCACCTATTTGGGCGCATCAAAGGCGCTGCTGATAGAGATAGCGGAAGCCTTGGGTATTCCCCTGGAGCAGGAAACGGAGAGCGGCAAAACCCGGCAGCTATCGGCGGATGATCTACGGCGGGAAATTGGGTATGAGCTGAAGCGGGATAAGGTGCTGCTGATCTGCGACGATGCCGAGAGGTGGCCCCAGAGCGCCCGCTATTGGCTGGAAGCTTGCTGGAAGGATAAGGCGCTGCTGATGATGATCGCGGATCGGCCCCAGGCCAGCGGGATATTTGTGAAGATTCCCCGGATCAGTCTGGACAGGGTAAGCCCAGATCAGGCGCGATCGGTGATGGCAGAGGAAGCCAGTACCTTGGGGGTGAGCCTCAAGGTCAAGGACTTGGCAGCACTGCAAGAGCGAGTAGGGGGGAACCCAGCCCTAGCCCGGAGGGTGGTTAGGGAATACGCCCTGGGGATGGGGGAAGATCAGGCGGGAACAGACCATTACCGCTATGTAGACGGCACACCGTTTTTAGTTGCGGCCCTTGGCACAGTGGCGATCGTCCGGTTTGTGGGGTTGGGTTTGGGCGATCGCTCCCTCTATATTCTTGGGGGCGTAGCCATGACCTTGATGTATGTGCTGCGGACCCTATTGGGAGCGATCAACAAGAAATCAACGCGACTAGGTAGGCAGTAA